A section of the Roseivirga sp. BDSF3-8 genome encodes:
- the treY gene encoding malto-oligosyltrehalose synthase has protein sequence MYIPSSTYRIQFNKDFTFRDLKKQLGYLDSLGAGCIYSSPIFKAVPGSGHGYDVTDPHKFNPEIGSLEDFEGLVRVASDKNIGWLQDIVPNHMAFDSRNPWVADVLESGPDSPFYSFFDIDWEFHNQALKGKVMLPFLGEPFEKCLQSGELVIWYTRKRLFVTYYDNRYPMCLKSYVPLLEEMQKASEKWEMPHEDIEAIRLLIQKIRNFGNTISIEEKDEFRTQLTNALKSKDFEKLLRFALDSVNRDPERVRAILSEQYYSLTYYKATEQEINFRRFFTINGLICINMQDERIFKYYHRFIKSLVRQGLINGLRIDHVDGLANPGTYLKRLRSLVGEDTYIVVEKILEEEEDIPASWPIQGSSGYEFLAVLNRLFTDSEGWRNMEEVYQEIVPEIPPFGRLLPERKYFMLKQRMHGELENLYRLLINLKLIEGEQEKIKEALARLMSAFPVYRIYSDSLPLEAEESDWISEAFARVEDRFPKLKEPLDELRPIFASDLSGDKSFDGRRMNFLQRWQQFTGPLAAKGGEDTTFYNFHRLISRNEVGDSPSAGSISVPVFHKAMVERNKLYPHAMNGTSTHDTKRGEDSRMRLNVLTEISDQWADSVLMWKKLNSSFKGEGGPDANDEYFLYQVLVGLWPMNGKFKNSHLKRLKAYLSKAVREAKVHTSWSNPNNEYEENFLAFADNILTERSEFVSSFNDFLKPLIRAGAINSLAQVVIKHTAPGIPDIYQGCEGWDLSLVDPDNRRPVDYEDRKKSLNKIKKSFSQKPVDLLNKLTSRYSDGDVKLFVTWRMLQLRKRNHKFFRRANYIPLEVDEDEEIIGYIRQSSKKWLLVICPIKNHKNLVSSDSLKLRMEVEDTVDLPEKAPSGWVDLFTGKHYDTLPSLRELFHHFPVVCLHSSNFKF, from the coding sequence ATGTACATACCATCATCCACCTACCGCATACAATTCAATAAAGATTTCACCTTCAGGGATCTGAAAAAACAATTAGGTTATCTCGATAGCCTGGGAGCGGGGTGTATCTATTCCTCCCCCATATTTAAAGCTGTTCCGGGCTCTGGCCATGGGTATGATGTGACAGACCCGCATAAGTTCAACCCTGAAATAGGGTCACTGGAGGATTTTGAAGGGCTGGTCAGAGTTGCCTCTGATAAAAATATCGGCTGGTTACAGGACATTGTGCCAAACCATATGGCATTTGACAGCCGAAATCCCTGGGTAGCCGATGTGCTGGAGAGCGGTCCGGACTCTCCATTTTACAGCTTTTTTGATATTGACTGGGAGTTTCATAACCAGGCTTTGAAGGGTAAGGTCATGCTTCCCTTTCTGGGTGAGCCCTTTGAAAAGTGCCTTCAAAGTGGGGAATTGGTTATATGGTATACCCGAAAGCGCCTGTTTGTCACTTATTATGATAACCGGTATCCCATGTGCCTGAAGAGCTATGTTCCTTTACTGGAAGAAATGCAGAAAGCCTCAGAGAAATGGGAAATGCCCCACGAGGATATTGAAGCTATCCGGTTGCTTATTCAAAAGATCAGAAACTTTGGGAATACGATTTCGATAGAAGAGAAAGATGAATTCCGTACACAACTGACAAATGCTCTCAAAAGTAAAGATTTTGAGAAGTTGCTCCGTTTTGCTCTGGATAGCGTTAATCGTGACCCGGAACGGGTACGGGCTATTCTTTCTGAGCAATATTATTCTCTCACCTACTACAAAGCCACAGAGCAGGAAATCAACTTCCGCAGGTTCTTTACCATAAACGGACTTATCTGCATTAATATGCAGGATGAGCGTATTTTCAAATACTACCATAGGTTCATTAAAAGTCTTGTAAGGCAGGGCCTGATCAATGGCCTGAGAATAGACCATGTAGATGGCTTGGCTAACCCCGGGACATACCTTAAAAGATTGCGTAGCCTGGTTGGAGAAGATACCTACATTGTGGTAGAGAAAATATTGGAGGAAGAAGAGGATATTCCTGCCTCCTGGCCCATACAGGGTAGTAGTGGTTATGAGTTCCTGGCCGTATTAAACAGGCTGTTTACTGATAGCGAGGGGTGGAGAAATATGGAAGAGGTTTACCAGGAGATTGTCCCTGAAATACCACCCTTTGGTAGGCTTTTGCCTGAGCGCAAGTACTTTATGCTAAAGCAAAGGATGCATGGGGAGCTAGAGAACCTTTATCGGCTTTTGATAAACCTGAAGCTTATCGAGGGTGAACAGGAAAAGATTAAAGAAGCACTTGCCAGACTTATGTCCGCTTTTCCGGTGTACAGGATTTACTCCGATTCCCTGCCGCTGGAGGCAGAAGAATCTGACTGGATCTCAGAAGCTTTTGCCCGCGTGGAGGATAGATTTCCTAAGTTAAAAGAACCTTTGGATGAATTGCGGCCGATTTTTGCCTCTGATCTGAGTGGTGATAAAAGCTTTGATGGCAGACGCATGAATTTTTTACAGCGATGGCAGCAATTCACTGGTCCACTTGCCGCAAAAGGGGGAGAAGACACTACTTTCTATAATTTTCATAGGCTAATTTCCCGTAATGAAGTTGGGGATAGCCCATCAGCAGGAAGTATCTCCGTACCTGTCTTCCATAAAGCTATGGTAGAAAGGAATAAACTCTATCCCCATGCTATGAATGGTACCTCTACTCACGACACTAAGAGGGGAGAAGACAGCAGAATGAGGCTTAATGTCCTAACGGAAATATCTGATCAGTGGGCAGATTCCGTACTGATGTGGAAAAAATTAAACAGTTCCTTCAAAGGTGAAGGTGGCCCCGATGCTAATGATGAGTACTTTCTGTACCAAGTGCTTGTAGGCCTTTGGCCAATGAATGGAAAATTCAAGAACAGCCATTTGAAAAGACTGAAGGCTTACCTCAGTAAGGCAGTAAGGGAAGCTAAGGTCCATACCAGTTGGTCTAATCCTAATAATGAATACGAAGAAAACTTTCTTGCATTTGCAGACAACATTCTGACGGAACGGAGTGAGTTCGTAAGTTCCTTTAACGACTTTTTAAAGCCTCTTATCAGAGCCGGAGCTATTAATTCACTAGCCCAGGTAGTAATAAAGCATACCGCACCAGGCATACCTGATATTTACCAAGGCTGTGAAGGATGGGATCTGAGCCTGGTGGACCCTGATAACAGAAGGCCTGTAGACTATGAGGACAGGAAAAAGTCGCTTAATAAGATCAAAAAATCATTTTCCCAAAAACCAGTTGACTTGCTGAATAAATTGACGAGCAGATATTCTGACGGTGATGTCAAGCTATTTGTTACCTGGCGAATGTTACAACTCAGAAAGCGCAACCATAAATTCTTCCGAAGGGCAAATTATATACCTCTGGAAGTGGATGAGGATGAGGAGATCATAGGATACATTAGGCAAAGTAGTAAGAAGTGGCTGCTGGTTATTTGCCCTATCAAAAACCATAAGAACCTTGTATCTTCCGATTCTTTAAAGCTCAGAATGGAGGTGGAGGACACGGTAGATCTTCCCGAAAAGGCTCCTTCCGGATGGGTTGACCTGTTTACAGGAAAACATTACGATACGTTACCTTCCTTAAGAGAGTTGTTCCATCACTTTCCCGTGGTTTGTCTACATAGCAGTAACTTTAAATTTTGA
- the malQ gene encoding 4-alpha-glucanotransferase, giving the protein MFHRSSGILMHITSLPSPYGIGDLGPAAYRFADFLSKAGQSWWQILPTNQVGEDSNYSPYSGLSAFAGNILLISPESLQKRGYLERNEIEKPSSVSDFREAEKYKRSLLEIAFMRWEEQGGIHQNEFISFCSLNAHWLEDYALYTALRETYGKSWLSWPDKYKKHDRAALEEAKEKSARTILKEKFQQYLFFEQWEALKAYCRINQIRFFGDMPIYVDHQSCDVWSHQDIFKLDAEGNMLSVAGVPPDYFSEDGQLWNMPIYKWETQKGRGFDWWVKRIRHNLSVYDIVRLDHFRGFVDFWEVPYGEETARNGKWSRGPRESLFDKLKAEFPDMPIIAEDLGEIDQPVYDLMESYDLPGMRVLQFAWDDNPGKNPHIVHQHLKNQIAYTGTHDNIPVKAWFSKLDDASREKLAAYIGQPVSSENIHKHFLRLVWESVANISITTTQDLLGLGEEGIMNIPGKAEGNWTWRLKDGALSDEFAADLRSLTWISGRLADQD; this is encoded by the coding sequence ATGTTCCACCGGAGCTCCGGAATACTAATGCATATAACCTCCCTTCCATCCCCATATGGCATAGGGGACTTAGGGCCCGCCGCCTATCGGTTTGCAGACTTTTTATCTAAGGCTGGTCAGAGCTGGTGGCAAATCCTTCCCACTAACCAGGTAGGAGAAGACAGTAATTACAGTCCTTACAGTGGTTTGTCGGCATTTGCAGGTAATATATTGCTCATAAGTCCTGAAAGCTTGCAAAAAAGGGGTTACCTGGAAAGAAATGAGATAGAAAAACCATCCTCAGTTTCTGATTTCCGGGAGGCTGAAAAGTATAAGCGCTCACTGTTAGAAATTGCCTTCATGAGGTGGGAGGAGCAGGGAGGGATTCATCAGAATGAATTCATCAGTTTTTGTAGTTTAAATGCTCACTGGCTGGAAGATTATGCCCTATACACAGCCCTTAGGGAAACCTATGGCAAGAGTTGGCTAAGTTGGCCTGATAAGTATAAGAAGCATGATCGCGCTGCTCTGGAAGAAGCGAAAGAAAAATCTGCACGCACCATTCTAAAGGAAAAATTCCAACAATACTTGTTTTTCGAGCAATGGGAGGCCCTCAAAGCTTATTGCCGGATTAACCAAATCAGGTTTTTTGGTGACATGCCGATTTATGTTGACCACCAAAGCTGTGATGTTTGGTCACATCAGGACATATTTAAACTGGATGCCGAAGGTAATATGCTAAGTGTGGCAGGGGTGCCGCCAGATTACTTCAGTGAAGATGGGCAACTATGGAATATGCCTATTTACAAATGGGAAACTCAGAAAGGTCGTGGTTTCGACTGGTGGGTGAAACGAATCCGGCATAACCTTTCGGTTTATGACATTGTACGGTTGGATCATTTCAGAGGGTTTGTAGACTTCTGGGAAGTGCCATACGGAGAGGAGACTGCAAGAAATGGTAAATGGAGTAGAGGTCCGAGGGAAAGCCTTTTCGATAAATTGAAAGCGGAATTTCCCGACATGCCGATAATCGCTGAAGATCTGGGAGAGATAGACCAGCCTGTCTACGATCTGATGGAAAGTTATGACCTTCCAGGTATGAGGGTGCTACAATTTGCCTGGGATGACAATCCAGGGAAGAATCCCCATATAGTTCATCAGCATCTGAAAAACCAGATCGCTTATACAGGCACTCATGATAATATTCCTGTAAAAGCATGGTTTAGTAAACTTGATGATGCCAGCAGGGAGAAACTTGCTGCTTATATTGGACAACCGGTAAGTTCTGAAAACATACATAAGCACTTCCTGCGCTTAGTGTGGGAAAGCGTAGCTAATATCTCTATTACCACCACTCAGGACCTGCTTGGGCTTGGTGAAGAAGGAATTATGAATATCCCCGGTAAGGCTGAAGGGAACTGGACGTGGAGGTTAAAGGATGGGGCCCTATCAGACGAATTTGCGGCGGATCTAAGGTCTCTTACCTGGATTTCCGGTAGACTCGCTGATCAGGACTGA